Proteins from a genomic interval of Microbacterium imperiale:
- a CDS encoding ABC transporter permease has protein sequence MSQMMPEPVEAPAAPTTVDDTVGVSQGRLILRRFLANKVAVVSGILFLLVVGFSMSAIGFGPIPGWWKHDYTTLSPQTGGGAPTLSLVPEWLGGNGISLGEHPFGQSRIGIDYFAMTMRGVQNSVIVMFVIGVGGTVIGTVIGAIAGYYRGVIDAILMRITDVFIVIPALVIGAIVGRATGGLGVWLLAAFLALVSWMVIARLVRAEFLSLREREFVEAARVAGASDLRIIFKHILPNAIGVVIVAATLLAAAAILLETSLSYLQLGVRPPDVSLGLIISDNQSAFQTRPWLFWWPATFIVLLALLVNFVGDGLRDAFDPRQKRFSRRRTKERASS, from the coding sequence ATGAGCCAGATGATGCCCGAGCCCGTCGAGGCTCCCGCCGCCCCGACGACCGTCGACGACACCGTCGGCGTCAGCCAGGGACGCCTCATCCTCCGTCGCTTCCTCGCGAACAAGGTCGCCGTCGTGTCCGGCATCCTGTTTCTGCTTGTCGTCGGATTCTCGATGAGCGCCATCGGGTTCGGCCCGATCCCGGGATGGTGGAAGCACGACTACACCACCCTGTCGCCGCAGACCGGCGGCGGCGCTCCCACCCTGTCGCTCGTTCCGGAGTGGCTCGGCGGCAACGGCATCTCGCTGGGTGAGCACCCGTTCGGACAGAGCCGCATCGGCATCGACTACTTCGCGATGACGATGCGCGGCGTGCAGAACTCCGTGATCGTCATGTTCGTCATCGGCGTCGGCGGCACGGTGATCGGAACCGTGATCGGTGCGATCGCCGGCTACTACCGCGGCGTGATCGACGCCATCCTCATGCGCATCACGGATGTCTTCATCGTGATCCCCGCCCTCGTGATCGGCGCCATCGTCGGTCGCGCCACCGGTGGCCTCGGCGTGTGGCTGCTGGCGGCCTTCCTGGCGCTGGTGTCGTGGATGGTCATCGCACGTCTCGTGCGCGCGGAGTTCCTGAGCCTGCGCGAGCGGGAGTTCGTCGAAGCGGCACGCGTCGCCGGAGCGAGCGATCTGCGCATCATCTTCAAGCACATCCTGCCCAACGCGATCGGCGTCGTCATCGTCGCCGCGACGCTGCTCGCCGCCGCCGCGATCCTGCTCGAGACCTCGCTGAGCTACCTGCAGCTCGGCGTGCGTCCGCCCGACGTCTCGCTCGGCCTCATCATCTCCGACAACCAGTCCGCCTTCCAGACGCGCCCCTGGCTGTTCTGGTGGCCCGCGACGTTCATCGTTCTGCTCGCGCTGCTCGTGAACTTCGTCGGCGACGGTCTGCGTGACGCGTTCGACCCGCGTCAGAAGCGCTTCTCGCGCCGCCGGACGAAGGAGCGGGCATCCTCGTGA
- a CDS encoding ABC transporter family substrate-binding protein, with the protein MSGKTWRSRAITAGAGVAVASLALAGCTTAPTEEGSGEEGGTITIATTNAFTSFNGDTPEANLDTNGMVGYLTGVSGGLGLGGFLRLDSDFSVLPNTDFGTYETVSEDPLTVKYTLNEGLTWSDGEPIDADDMLVNWAISSGYFDDAVLDPATGEVTNGGTQYFSLAGSTAGLDTTAFPEIGDDNLSMTITYGTPYVDYELVNPIGKPAHVLAEKAGVSEEEFIELLKTLPEGNPEAPVPANETLKAAADFWNTGYDVTAMPTDESLLVASGPFIVTDFVPESSITLGKNPEYKGEMSPAYDQLVIRFIGDSNAQVTALQNGEVQAIQPQASADTLTALENANATVHPGDQLAYDHLDLSFSGVFAEANVREAFLKTIPRQQILESIVTPVNPEASVLNSQIFLPTDGEQYETAVASSGYDAFTEPDIEGAKALLAGATPTVRILYNTNNPNRVDTFRAIQQSAQEAGFVIEDAGSPDWGSLLGSGSYDASIFGWVSPGAGNAALPQIFKTNGGGNYNGYSNPTVDQLVDESQVTLDPERLAEIKVQIDTETAKDFYGLPLFQSPGLFADNGSVTGIEYFGGQTGIVWNAQEWTLAG; encoded by the coding sequence GTGTCTGGAAAGACCTGGCGCTCGCGCGCCATCACGGCGGGAGCGGGTGTCGCTGTCGCGTCCCTGGCCCTCGCCGGCTGCACCACAGCACCCACCGAAGAAGGCTCGGGCGAAGAGGGCGGCACGATCACGATCGCGACGACCAACGCCTTCACGTCCTTCAACGGCGACACCCCCGAGGCGAACCTCGACACCAACGGCATGGTGGGCTACCTCACCGGTGTCTCCGGTGGCCTGGGCCTCGGCGGCTTCCTGCGCCTCGACTCGGACTTCAGCGTGCTCCCGAACACCGACTTCGGCACGTACGAGACCGTCTCGGAAGACCCGCTGACCGTCAAGTACACCCTCAACGAGGGCCTCACGTGGTCGGACGGCGAGCCCATCGACGCCGACGACATGCTCGTGAACTGGGCCATCTCGTCGGGCTACTTCGACGACGCCGTCCTCGACCCCGCCACGGGTGAGGTCACCAACGGCGGCACCCAGTACTTCAGCCTCGCCGGCAGCACCGCCGGGCTCGACACCACCGCGTTCCCCGAGATCGGCGACGACAACCTGTCGATGACGATCACGTACGGCACGCCCTACGTCGACTACGAGCTCGTCAACCCCATCGGCAAGCCGGCTCACGTCCTGGCCGAGAAGGCCGGCGTCTCCGAGGAGGAGTTCATCGAGCTCCTCAAGACGCTGCCCGAGGGCAACCCCGAGGCCCCCGTCCCGGCGAACGAGACGCTCAAGGCTGCCGCCGACTTCTGGAACACCGGCTACGACGTCACGGCGATGCCGACCGACGAGAGCCTGCTCGTCGCGAGCGGTCCGTTCATCGTGACCGACTTCGTGCCGGAGTCGAGCATCACGCTCGGCAAGAACCCGGAGTACAAGGGCGAGATGTCGCCCGCCTACGACCAGCTCGTGATCCGCTTCATCGGCGACTCGAACGCTCAGGTCACCGCTCTTCAGAACGGCGAGGTCCAGGCGATCCAGCCGCAGGCCTCCGCCGACACGCTGACCGCTCTCGAGAACGCCAACGCGACCGTCCACCCGGGCGACCAGCTGGCGTACGACCACCTCGACCTGAGCTTCAGCGGTGTCTTCGCCGAGGCGAACGTCCGTGAGGCCTTCCTCAAGACGATCCCGCGTCAGCAGATCCTCGAGTCGATCGTCACCCCGGTGAACCCGGAGGCCTCGGTCCTCAACTCGCAGATCTTCCTGCCCACCGACGGCGAGCAGTACGAGACGGCCGTCGCCTCGAGCGGCTACGACGCCTTCACCGAGCCCGACATCGAGGGCGCCAAGGCGCTCCTGGCTGGTGCGACCCCGACGGTCCGCATCCTCTACAACACCAACAACCCGAACCGTGTCGACACCTTCCGCGCCATCCAGCAGTCGGCGCAGGAGGCGGGCTTCGTGATCGAGGACGCCGGTTCGCCGGACTGGGGCTCGCTCCTGGGTAGCGGCAGCTACGACGCGTCGATCTTCGGCTGGGTCTCGCCGGGTGCCGGCAACGCCGCCCTGCCGCAGATCTTCAAGACGAACGGTGGTGGCAACTACAACGGCTACTCGAACCCCACGGTCGACCAGCTGGTGGACGAGAGCCAGGTCACGCTCGACCCCGAGCGCCTCGCCGAGATCAAGGTCCAGATCGACACCGAGACCGCGAAGGACTTCTACGGTCTGCCGCTGTTCCAGTCGCCGGGCCTGTTCGCCGACAACGGCTCCGTCACGGGCATCGAGTACTTCGGTGGCCAGACCGGAATCGTCTGGAACGCACAGGAGTGGACGCTCGCCGGCTGA
- the gcvP gene encoding aminomethyl-transferring glycine dehydrogenase, protein MSSAFAARHIGTDGAAQRRMLDVLGYDTVDALVRRAVPASIHAADVTDSVIPTAASESEALAELRTLASQNRGARSMIGLGYYDTHTPAVIQRNVLENPSWYTAYTPYQPEISQGRLEALINFQTMVTDLTGLATANASMLDESTAVVEGMLVARRASKSRSSVFLVDVDALPQTKAVLAHRAEAVGIELREVDLTSDPVGEGNEAFGAFLQYPGASGRVWDPSTVIADVQAGGGLVVVAADLLALTLLRSPGSLGADVAVGTTQRFGVPMGFGGPHAGYMAVRAGLERQLPGRLVGVSVDAAGHPAYRLSLQTREQHIRREKATSNICTAQVLLAVMASMYAVYHGPMGLRRIAESVAEHAALLAAWLTDAGAEVVHDQFFDTVTVRVAGRAREVVAAARERGYQLWLRDEDTVQLAVDETTTPADLHAVVAAFGGPAERAFPFAGGSVAARHLVPALVREDEYLTHPVFATHHSETAMMRYLKQLADRDYALDRGMIPLGSCTMKLNAATEMAAVTWPEFARVNPFAPAEDVRGYLELIDQLEAWLAEVTGYDAVSLQPNAGSQGELAGLLAIRGYHRSRGDDARVVCLIPSSAHGTNAASAVLAGMRVVVVACDEAGNVDLDDLRAKIDEHAAALSALMITYPSTHGVYEHEVLAITQAVHDAGGQVYVDGANLNALLGFARFGDLGGDVSHLNLHKTFAIPHGGGGPGVGPVAAKAHLAPFLPAHPLAQRAEHAGGFSFAGGPVSAAPYGSASILPISWAYVRMMGGPGLRAATGAAVLAANYVAARLREHYPVLYAGEGGLVAHECILDLRPLRERTGVTVDDVAKRLIDYGFHAPTMSFPVAGTLMVEPTESEDLAELDRFVEAMVAIHAEAERVATGEWPADDNPLVAAPHTAESVVAAEWRHPYTRDEAVFPVRSLVRGKYWPPVRRIDQAYGDRNLVCACPPPEAFA, encoded by the coding sequence ATGAGCTCGGCATTCGCCGCGCGCCACATCGGCACCGACGGCGCGGCCCAGCGCCGCATGCTCGACGTCCTCGGCTACGACACGGTCGACGCGCTGGTGCGTCGCGCGGTGCCCGCGTCGATCCATGCCGCGGACGTGACCGACAGCGTCATCCCGACAGCGGCGTCCGAGAGCGAGGCGCTGGCCGAGCTGCGCACCCTCGCCTCGCAGAACCGCGGCGCCCGCTCGATGATCGGGCTGGGCTACTACGACACGCATACCCCCGCCGTGATCCAGCGCAACGTCCTCGAGAACCCCTCCTGGTACACCGCCTACACGCCGTACCAGCCCGAGATCTCGCAGGGGCGCCTCGAGGCCCTCATCAATTTCCAGACGATGGTGACCGATCTCACGGGCCTCGCCACGGCGAACGCTTCGATGCTCGACGAGTCGACGGCCGTGGTCGAGGGCATGCTCGTGGCCCGTCGCGCGTCGAAGAGCCGCTCGTCGGTGTTCCTCGTCGACGTCGACGCGCTGCCTCAGACGAAGGCGGTGCTCGCTCACCGCGCCGAGGCCGTCGGCATCGAGCTGCGCGAAGTCGATCTCACGTCGGACCCGGTCGGCGAAGGGAACGAGGCGTTCGGAGCGTTCCTGCAGTACCCGGGCGCCTCGGGGCGGGTCTGGGACCCGTCGACCGTGATCGCCGACGTCCAGGCGGGCGGGGGACTGGTCGTCGTCGCCGCCGATCTCCTCGCGCTGACGCTGCTGCGCTCGCCCGGCTCGCTCGGAGCCGACGTCGCGGTCGGCACGACCCAGCGGTTCGGCGTGCCGATGGGATTCGGCGGCCCGCACGCCGGCTACATGGCGGTGCGTGCAGGACTCGAGCGTCAGCTGCCCGGTCGGCTGGTCGGGGTCTCCGTCGACGCGGCGGGCCACCCGGCGTACCGCCTCTCGCTGCAGACGCGCGAGCAGCACATCCGGCGTGAGAAGGCGACATCCAACATCTGCACGGCGCAGGTGCTGCTGGCGGTCATGGCGTCGATGTACGCCGTGTACCACGGCCCCATGGGCCTGCGTCGCATCGCCGAGTCCGTCGCCGAGCACGCCGCGCTGCTCGCCGCGTGGCTCACGGATGCCGGCGCCGAGGTCGTCCACGACCAGTTCTTCGACACCGTCACGGTGCGTGTCGCCGGCCGCGCCCGCGAGGTCGTCGCCGCCGCACGCGAGCGCGGGTACCAGCTGTGGCTGCGCGACGAGGACACGGTCCAGCTCGCGGTCGACGAGACCACGACGCCGGCCGACCTCCATGCGGTCGTCGCGGCATTCGGCGGGCCGGCGGAACGGGCCTTCCCCTTCGCGGGCGGGTCCGTCGCCGCCCGTCACCTCGTGCCCGCTCTCGTGCGCGAGGACGAGTACCTGACTCATCCGGTCTTCGCGACGCACCACTCCGAGACCGCGATGATGCGCTACCTCAAGCAGCTCGCCGACCGCGACTACGCGCTCGACCGCGGCATGATCCCCCTCGGTTCGTGCACGATGAAGCTCAACGCCGCCACCGAGATGGCCGCCGTCACCTGGCCCGAGTTCGCGCGCGTGAACCCCTTCGCCCCGGCCGAGGACGTGCGCGGCTACCTCGAGCTCATCGACCAGCTCGAGGCGTGGCTCGCCGAGGTCACCGGGTACGACGCGGTGTCGCTGCAACCGAACGCCGGCTCTCAGGGCGAACTCGCCGGGCTGCTGGCGATCCGCGGGTACCACCGCTCGCGCGGGGATGACGCCCGCGTGGTCTGCCTGATCCCGTCGTCGGCGCACGGCACGAACGCGGCGTCGGCGGTCCTCGCCGGGATGCGGGTCGTCGTCGTGGCCTGCGACGAGGCCGGCAACGTCGACCTCGACGACCTGCGCGCGAAGATCGACGAGCACGCCGCGGCGCTGTCGGCGCTCATGATCACCTACCCCTCGACGCACGGCGTGTACGAGCACGAGGTGCTGGCGATCACGCAGGCGGTGCACGACGCCGGAGGACAGGTCTATGTCGACGGCGCCAACCTCAACGCGCTGCTCGGCTTCGCCCGATTCGGCGACCTCGGCGGCGACGTCTCGCACCTCAACCTGCACAAGACGTTCGCCATCCCGCACGGCGGCGGCGGCCCGGGAGTCGGTCCCGTCGCGGCGAAGGCGCACCTGGCTCCTTTCCTTCCCGCTCACCCGCTCGCCCAGCGCGCCGAGCACGCCGGTGGCTTCTCGTTCGCGGGTGGTCCGGTCTCGGCGGCGCCGTACGGCTCGGCGTCGATCCTCCCGATCTCGTGGGCGTACGTGCGCATGATGGGCGGCCCGGGACTCCGCGCCGCCACCGGTGCCGCCGTTCTCGCGGCCAACTACGTCGCCGCACGCCTGCGCGAGCACTACCCGGTGCTCTACGCCGGCGAGGGCGGGCTCGTCGCCCACGAGTGCATCCTCGACCTGCGTCCCCTGCGGGAGCGCACCGGGGTCACCGTCGACGACGTGGCCAAGCGTCTCATCGACTACGGCTTCCACGCCCCGACGATGTCGTTCCCCGTCGCGGGCACGCTGATGGTCGAGCCCACCGAGTCGGAGGACCTCGCCGAACTCGATCGCTTCGTCGAGGCAATGGTGGCGATCCACGCTGAAGCCGAACGTGTCGCGACGGGGGAGTGGCCGGCCGACGACAACCCGCTCGTGGCGGCACCGCACACGGCGGAGTCGGTCGTGGCGGCCGAGTGGCGGCATCCGTATACGCGCGACGAAGCGGTCTTCCCCGTCCGCTCACTCGTCCGCGGCAAGTACTGGCCCCCCGTGCGCCGGATCGATCAGGCGTACGGCGACCGCAACCTCGTGTGCGCCTGCCCACCACCGGAGGCCTTCGCCTGA
- a CDS encoding ABC transporter permease produces MVGFVLRRIAVSILVLLAASFIMYVLSANSGDPLQDLRESSAPNRDQLIAARVAALDLDTPVPLRYFLWLGGAAQCLVPFIGTCDLGSTISNAQVTDILPTAMISTLQLVTVALVVAIVLGIAVGIVTALRQYSGFDFSVTLLSFFLYSLPAFLIAVLLKEFLALGFNNFLQSETSIAPWVIVLLTVLSGFIWQAAVGGALKRRLLVAGVSAAATAALLVYFDLTNWFRQPGLGPLGMLLLTVGVVVVTTALVAGLENRRALIVAGVNGLIGYVLYFALQGLLDISSIGTLLFLALGAVAVGLVTGWLLGGTDRGQAMRIGVIVAVFVGALTLIDRFMQSWPQYMSNPRINNRPIATVGAATPGFTGDVWLTGIDTFTHLLLPTIALLLISFAGYTRYARSGLLEVMGQDYIRTARAKGLSERTVVMRHALRNMLIPIATLVATDVGALLGGAVITERVFAISGMGSLFVSSLERVDVNPIMGYFLVIAFTAILFNFLADLAYAALDPRVRVAA; encoded by the coding sequence ATGGTCGGATTCGTCCTCAGGCGTATCGCCGTCTCGATCCTGGTCCTGCTCGCAGCGTCGTTCATCATGTACGTGCTGTCCGCCAACTCGGGCGACCCCCTGCAGGACTTGCGCGAATCGAGCGCGCCGAACCGAGACCAGCTCATCGCCGCACGCGTCGCGGCCCTGGATCTGGACACGCCGGTTCCGCTCCGATACTTCCTGTGGCTCGGCGGTGCCGCTCAGTGCCTCGTGCCGTTCATCGGCACGTGCGACCTCGGCTCGACCATCTCCAACGCGCAGGTGACCGACATCCTGCCGACGGCGATGATCTCGACGCTTCAGCTCGTCACCGTCGCCCTCGTCGTCGCGATCGTCCTCGGCATCGCGGTCGGCATCGTCACGGCGCTGCGCCAGTACAGCGGGTTCGACTTCTCGGTCACGCTGCTCAGCTTCTTCCTCTACTCCCTCCCCGCCTTCCTCATCGCGGTGCTCCTGAAGGAGTTCCTCGCGCTGGGCTTCAACAACTTCCTGCAGTCCGAGACCAGCATCGCGCCGTGGGTCATCGTGCTGCTCACGGTTCTGAGCGGCTTCATCTGGCAGGCCGCGGTCGGCGGTGCGCTGAAGCGCCGTCTGCTCGTCGCGGGCGTCTCGGCAGCGGCGACGGCGGCGCTGCTGGTCTACTTCGACCTCACGAACTGGTTCCGTCAGCCCGGACTGGGCCCCCTCGGCATGCTCCTTCTCACCGTCGGCGTGGTCGTCGTCACCACCGCGCTCGTCGCCGGTCTCGAGAACCGTCGAGCCCTCATCGTCGCCGGTGTGAACGGCCTCATCGGTTACGTCCTCTACTTCGCGCTCCAGGGGCTGCTCGACATCTCGTCGATCGGTACGCTGCTGTTCCTCGCGCTCGGGGCGGTCGCCGTCGGCCTCGTCACGGGGTGGCTGCTGGGCGGAACCGACCGCGGACAGGCCATGCGCATCGGCGTCATCGTCGCCGTCTTCGTCGGCGCCCTCACGCTGATCGACCGCTTCATGCAGTCGTGGCCGCAGTACATGTCCAACCCGCGGATCAACAACCGTCCCATCGCGACGGTCGGCGCCGCGACCCCCGGGTTCACGGGCGACGTGTGGCTGACCGGCATCGACACCTTCACCCACCTCCTCCTGCCGACCATCGCGCTGCTGCTGATCTCGTTCGCGGGCTACACGCGCTATGCGCGCTCGGGCCTGCTCGAGGTCATGGGTCAGGACTACATCCGCACGGCGCGCGCGAAGGGCCTGTCGGAGCGCACCGTCGTCATGCGTCACGCGCTGCGCAACATGCTGATCCCCATCGCCACGCTCGTCGCGACGGATGTCGGAGCACTGCTCGGCGGCGCCGTGATCACCGAGCGCGTCTTCGCGATCAGCGGCATGGGGTCGCTCTTCGTGTCGTCGCTCGAGCGGGTCGATGTCAACCCGATCATGGGTTACTTCCTCGTCATCGCGTTCACCGCGATCCTGTTCAACTTCCTCGCGGACCTCGCGTACGCCGCGCTCGACCCCCGAGTGCGAGTAGCCGCGTGA
- a CDS encoding CPBP family intramembrane glutamic endopeptidase, protein MASPSRVRLGWEIVIVLALSVGRSAFFSVLSFLQALTRDVGLGEQSTSLNPGAATVDPWSVVSQAFSHLFNLAPVALAIYFLWEPGRSALRRIGLDFRRFGTDAGTGILLVLIIGVPGLGLYALGRALGITVQVGAAPLDGAWTAILLLTLAAVRAGLTEEVIFIAYLFDRLRRLGWSTWTIILSTAALRGLYHAYQGIGPIFGNLAMGIVFGWVYHRWGRVMPLVIAHVVIDLIAFIGYPLAAAWWPTLF, encoded by the coding sequence ATGGCATCACCATCACGCGTCCGCCTGGGGTGGGAGATCGTGATCGTCCTGGCCCTCTCGGTCGGGCGATCCGCCTTCTTCTCGGTGCTGTCGTTCCTGCAAGCGCTGACCCGGGACGTCGGCCTGGGCGAGCAGTCGACCTCACTCAATCCCGGTGCCGCGACGGTCGACCCCTGGTCAGTGGTCTCGCAGGCGTTCTCGCACCTGTTCAATCTGGCGCCGGTGGCGCTCGCGATCTACTTCCTGTGGGAACCCGGTCGTTCGGCGCTGCGCCGGATCGGACTCGACTTCCGCAGGTTCGGGACGGATGCCGGTACCGGCATCCTTCTCGTCCTGATCATCGGCGTGCCGGGGCTGGGTCTGTATGCGCTCGGGCGCGCGCTCGGCATCACGGTGCAGGTCGGCGCCGCCCCGCTCGACGGCGCGTGGACCGCCATCCTCCTTCTCACCCTCGCCGCTGTGCGCGCGGGTCTGACCGAGGAGGTCATCTTCATCGCGTACCTCTTCGATCGGCTGCGGCGTCTGGGCTGGAGCACGTGGACGATCATCCTGTCGACCGCTGCGCTGCGCGGGCTCTACCACGCGTATCAGGGCATCGGTCCGATCTTCGGCAACCTCGCGATGGGCATCGTCTTCGGCTGGGTGTATCACCGCTGGGGCCGCGTGATGCCGCTGGTCATCGCCCACGTCGTGATCGATCTGATCGCCTTCATCGGCTATCCGCTCGCCGCGGCCTGGTGGCCGACGCTGTTCTGA
- a CDS encoding MarP family serine protease, producing the protein MLLVDVIVVILLVGAFAIGVTRGLVAIAGSLAGLVVGSLLAVWAVPLIAPGVADWEYRSLVLTICAIAIVALCTALGTAVGAAIRRGVDRAKLRVLDRILGAGAATVAGGLVLLLGAGTITASGMPVVSTAIASSRVLSIIDGLTPAPVDTALAEVRGFVVDEGIPRIGELLRPEVAPTAPAVALDDPELQRAAASVARISGTAYACGVSMTGSGFVAADGLIVTNAHVVAGVDTPVVELPGRDAREGRVVYFDPTDDLAVIAVDGLEAAPLSIVPPVAPGTAVAVQGYPLGGPFTSGAAFVLSVGSAPVPDIYDGSSSPREIYALEADVRPGNSGGPVLTDAGAVAGVVFARGAEGEQRGYAMTTTELLPVLAGVDAAAPAVASGACTR; encoded by the coding sequence GTGCTGTTGGTCGACGTGATCGTCGTGATCCTTCTCGTCGGGGCATTCGCCATCGGCGTCACGCGCGGACTCGTGGCGATCGCCGGGTCGCTCGCAGGCCTGGTCGTCGGCTCCCTGCTCGCTGTGTGGGCGGTTCCCCTCATCGCGCCCGGTGTCGCCGACTGGGAGTACCGCTCGCTCGTCCTCACCATCTGCGCGATCGCCATCGTCGCGTTGTGCACAGCCCTCGGAACGGCCGTGGGAGCGGCGATCCGTCGCGGCGTCGACCGCGCCAAGCTGCGGGTGCTCGATCGGATCCTCGGGGCCGGTGCGGCGACCGTCGCGGGCGGGCTCGTCCTGCTCCTGGGCGCGGGAACCATCACCGCGAGCGGGATGCCGGTGGTATCGACGGCCATCGCCTCGTCGCGCGTGCTCAGCATCATCGACGGACTCACCCCCGCCCCCGTCGACACCGCGCTCGCCGAGGTGCGCGGGTTCGTGGTCGACGAGGGCATCCCGCGCATCGGCGAACTGCTGCGACCCGAGGTCGCGCCCACGGCTCCGGCGGTGGCTCTCGACGACCCCGAACTGCAGCGCGCTGCCGCATCCGTCGCGCGGATCAGCGGCACCGCCTACGCCTGCGGCGTGTCGATGACCGGGTCGGGCTTCGTGGCCGCCGACGGTCTCATCGTCACGAACGCTCACGTCGTCGCGGGCGTCGACACGCCCGTCGTCGAGCTCCCCGGACGCGACGCGAGAGAGGGGCGCGTGGTGTACTTCGACCCGACCGATGACCTGGCTGTCATCGCCGTCGACGGTCTCGAGGCCGCACCGCTGAGCATCGTGCCGCCCGTGGCGCCGGGCACCGCGGTCGCGGTGCAGGGCTACCCGCTGGGCGGACCCTTCACCAGCGGCGCCGCCTTCGTCCTGTCGGTCGGGTCGGCACCCGTTCCCGACATCTACGACGGCTCGAGCTCGCCGCGCGAGATCTACGCGCTCGAGGCCGACGTGCGGCCCGGCAACTCGGGCGGCCCGGTGCTCACCGACGCCGGCGCCGTCGCCGGAGTGGTCTTCGCCCGCGGCGCCGAGGGCGAGCAGCGCGGTTACGCGATGACCACGACGGAGCTGCTGCCGGTGCTCGCGGGCGTGGATGCCGCCGCACCCGCCGTCGCCTCGGGCGCCTGCACGCGCTGA
- the gcvT gene encoding glycine cleavage system aminomethyltransferase GcvT, translating to MSDPRSTVLHHRHAALGASFTDFGGWLMPVRYTSDLAEHHAVRTAAGLFDISHMAEFEVTGSVAGECLDAALASRLSTLAVGKAKYSLVLADDGGIIDDVIVYRLAEERFLIIANAGNRAAVWAALQERAEGWDAQVRDLTDDYALLAVQGPAAVSVLAATTGLSAAGVALAETAYYAWTAGEFAGAPLLIARTGYTGEDGFELMVPVGAAEALWDALLTAGEPLGLVPAGLASRDTLRLEAGMPLYGHELSRDVTPAQAGLGRVVAADKSTFVGRDGLAARGAASAPVLVGLVSTGRRAGRAGYSVLGPDEERIGEVTSGALSPTLGHPIALAYVAPEHAAVGTELGIDVRGTRIPATVTPLPFYRRKK from the coding sequence ATGTCAGATCCCCGCTCCACCGTCCTGCATCACCGTCATGCCGCGCTCGGCGCGTCCTTCACCGACTTCGGCGGCTGGCTCATGCCGGTCCGTTACACCTCCGACCTCGCCGAGCACCACGCGGTCCGCACGGCCGCCGGGCTGTTCGACATCTCGCACATGGCCGAGTTCGAGGTCACCGGGTCGGTGGCCGGCGAGTGTCTTGACGCGGCACTCGCGAGCCGGTTGTCGACGTTGGCCGTCGGCAAGGCGAAGTATTCGCTCGTGCTCGCCGACGACGGCGGGATCATCGACGACGTCATCGTCTACCGCCTTGCGGAGGAGCGGTTCCTCATCATCGCCAACGCCGGCAACCGCGCGGCGGTGTGGGCCGCGCTGCAAGAACGCGCCGAGGGCTGGGACGCGCAGGTCCGGGACCTGACCGACGACTACGCGCTGCTCGCCGTGCAGGGCCCGGCGGCGGTGTCGGTGCTGGCGGCGACGACGGGGCTGTCGGCCGCCGGCGTCGCCCTCGCGGAGACGGCGTACTACGCCTGGACCGCGGGGGAGTTCGCCGGTGCGCCGCTCCTCATCGCGCGCACCGGCTACACCGGCGAGGACGGCTTCGAGCTGATGGTGCCCGTCGGCGCAGCCGAGGCGCTGTGGGACGCTCTGCTGACCGCGGGCGAGCCGCTCGGTCTCGTGCCCGCGGGCCTCGCCTCGCGCGACACGCTGCGCCTCGAAGCGGGCATGCCGCTGTACGGGCACGAGCTCTCGCGAGACGTGACGCCCGCGCAGGCGGGACTGGGTCGCGTCGTCGCCGCCGACAAGAGCACCTTCGTCGGGCGTGACGGACTGGCCGCGCGCGGAGCTGCGTCGGCGCCCGTCCTCGTCGGCCTGGTATCCACGGGACGGCGCGCCGGACGCGCCGGCTACAGCGTGCTCGGCCCCGACGAGGAGCGCATCGGCGAGGTCACGAGCGGCGCGCTGAGCCCGACCCTCGGGCACCCCATCGCGCTGGCCTACGTCGCGCCCGAGCACGCCGCGGTCGGTACCGAGCTCGGTATCGACGTGCGCGGCACCCGCATCCCCGCCACCGTCACCCCGCTGCCGTTCTACCGGAGGAAGAAATGA
- the gcvH gene encoding glycine cleavage system protein GcvH, whose amino-acid sequence MTDLDALKYTAEHEWVSLSGTTATVGITDYAAEKLGDVVYVDLPAVGTAVTADEVCGEIESTKSVGELYAPLSGEVVEVNDAVVDDPSQVNAGPFDGGWLIRISVDPAAVERLLDRDAYLALTGGDR is encoded by the coding sequence ATGACCGATCTCGACGCCCTGAAGTACACCGCCGAGCACGAGTGGGTCTCCCTCTCGGGCACGACCGCCACGGTCGGCATCACCGACTACGCCGCCGAGAAGCTGGGCGACGTCGTCTACGTCGACCTCCCGGCCGTCGGCACGGCCGTGACCGCCGACGAGGTCTGCGGCGAGATCGAATCGACCAAGTCGGTCGGCGAGCTCTACGCCCCCCTCAGCGGCGAGGTGGTCGAGGTCAACGACGCCGTCGTCGACGACCCGTCGCAGGTCAACGCCGGGCCCTTCGACGGCGGATGGCTGATCCGCATCTCGGTGGACCCCGCGGCGGTCGAGCGCCTCCTCGACCGCGACGCCTACCTCGCCCTCACGGGCGGAGACCGATGA